Proteins encoded by one window of Candidatus Stoquefichus sp. SB1:
- a CDS encoding isocitrate/isopropylmalate dehydrogenase family protein: MKAVLIPGDGIGPEIAKSVEDITKAMQLDIEWVTYRAGAEYAAETKEVFEPGLVDAIKEYKWALKGPTATPIGTGFRSVNVALRQQFATYANVRPIRSFKGIDSKYEDIDLVMIRENTEDLYKGIEYMVNENMANGIKLITREASEKICRYAFEYAKINNRHKVTAIHKANIMKLTDGLFLEAFRDVAKNYPDIEAQEVIVDNMCMQLVLRPETFDVLVAPNLYGDIVSDLCAGLIGGLGFAPSGNIGDEYQIYEAVHGSAPDIAGKNIANPSALLLAFALMLEALGKLDQANRLRDALSAVVEEGKVVTPDIGGKASTTEFTQAIIEKL, from the coding sequence ATGAAGGCTGTATTAATACCAGGAGATGGCATTGGACCAGAAATTGCTAAGAGTGTTGAAGATATAACTAAGGCTATGCAATTAGATATTGAATGGGTAACATATCGTGCAGGAGCAGAATATGCGGCTGAAACAAAAGAGGTTTTTGAACCAGGGTTAGTAGATGCCATTAAAGAATACAAATGGGCATTAAAAGGGCCAACTGCTACACCTATTGGAACAGGATTTAGAAGTGTCAATGTGGCTTTAAGACAACAATTTGCAACTTATGCCAATGTGAGACCGATTCGTTCATTTAAAGGTATTGATTCTAAATATGAAGATATTGATTTGGTTATGATTCGTGAAAATACTGAAGATTTATATAAAGGTATTGAATATATGGTTAATGAGAATATGGCAAATGGAATCAAATTAATTACACGTGAAGCGAGTGAAAAGATTTGCCGTTATGCCTTTGAATATGCTAAAATAAATAACAGACACAAAGTGACAGCAATTCATAAAGCCAATATTATGAAATTAACAGATGGTTTATTTTTAGAAGCTTTTAGAGATGTTGCTAAGAATTACCCAGATATTGAAGCACAAGAAGTCATCGTTGATAATATGTGTATGCAATTGGTATTAAGACCAGAAACTTTTGATGTTTTGGTTGCTCCTAACTTGTATGGAGATATTGTTTCAGATTTATGTGCGGGATTGATTGGTGGATTAGGATTTGCACCAAGTGGGAATATTGGTGATGAATATCAAATTTATGAGGCTGTTCATGGAAGTGCACCAGATATTGCTGGGAAAAATATTGCAAATCCAAGTGCATTATTATTAGCCTTTGCACTTATGCTAGAAGCATTAGGAAAATTAGATCAAGCAAATCGTTTAAGAGATGCTTTATCAGCAGTTGTTGAAGAAGGGAAAGTCGTAACACCTGATATTGGTGGAAAGGCTTCTACAACTGAATTTACTCAAGCTATTATTGAGAAATTATAG
- a CDS encoding PTS sugar transporter subunit IIC yields the protein MEKFMKMIEEKLMPVALKISGQRHMQAVRQGVVATLPLTIVGSFFCILLNIPIDGYSEFIAPYLNIIDVPFRFTVGILALYAAYGIGSSLARYYKLDELGCGMLATVAFLVSTVVPVKVTAGMPEVIADGRYLSIGALSASSLFGAIVAALISVEIYRFCKEKNIVIKMPDGVPPEVANSFSALIPAAVVILLFWIVRYVFNFDISATLSNLLMPLKDTLAGNSLLGGLLTVTLITFFWVLGIHGPAIMSPVIRPIWDMTIAENMEIFAAGTAASQLPNIFTEQFLQWFIWIGGAGATLALVCLFLRSKSQYIKSLGKLCIIPGIFNINEPVIFGAPIVMNPILAIPFVVAPIIMTIVSYLFTISGLVPMMMAKLPFTLPAPLAAVMSTDWSIMAGVLVIINFIIALVIYYPFFKMFEKQQLEKELAAKTEA from the coding sequence ATGGAAAAGTTTATGAAAATGATTGAAGAAAAGTTAATGCCAGTGGCGCTTAAAATTAGTGGTCAGCGTCATATGCAGGCGGTAAGACAAGGGGTTGTAGCAACTTTACCGTTGACGATTGTAGGGTCGTTCTTTTGTATTTTATTGAATATACCAATTGATGGGTATTCTGAGTTTATTGCACCCTATTTAAATATTATTGATGTCCCATTTCGTTTCACAGTTGGAATTTTAGCATTATATGCTGCTTATGGAATTGGATCATCACTTGCTAGATATTACAAGCTTGATGAATTAGGATGTGGGATGCTTGCAACTGTAGCATTCTTAGTTTCAACAGTTGTGCCAGTGAAAGTGACTGCTGGTATGCCTGAAGTCATTGCTGATGGAAGATATTTATCAATTGGTGCATTGAGTGCAAGTTCATTATTTGGAGCTATTGTGGCAGCATTAATTTCTGTTGAAATTTATCGTTTCTGTAAAGAAAAGAATATTGTAATCAAGATGCCTGATGGTGTACCTCCAGAAGTTGCGAATTCATTTAGTGCTTTGATTCCAGCAGCAGTTGTTATCTTGTTATTCTGGATTGTTCGTTATGTTTTCAATTTTGATATTAGTGCAACATTAAGTAATTTATTAATGCCTCTAAAAGATACTTTAGCAGGAAATAGTTTATTGGGTGGATTATTAACAGTAACATTAATTACGTTTTTCTGGGTACTTGGTATTCATGGACCAGCAATTATGTCACCAGTCATTAGACCAATTTGGGATATGACTATTGCTGAAAATATGGAAATATTTGCTGCTGGAACAGCTGCTTCACAATTACCAAATATTTTTACAGAACAATTTTTACAATGGTTTATCTGGATTGGTGGAGCAGGAGCAACACTTGCATTGGTTTGTTTGTTCTTAAGATCAAAATCACAGTATATTAAAAGTTTAGGAAAATTATGTATTATTCCAGGTATCTTTAATATTAATGAACCAGTTATCTTTGGTGCTCCTATTGTTATGAATCCAATTCTAGCTATCCCATTTGTAGTAGCACCCATTATTATGACTATTGTTTCTTATTTATTTACAATTTCTGGTTTGGTGCCAATGATGATGGCAAAATTACCATTTACTTTACCAGCTCCACTAGCAGCGGTTATGTCAACAGATTGGTCTATTATGGCAGGAGTTTTGGTTATTATTAATTTTATTATTGCTTTAGTGATTTATTATCCATTCTTCAAAATGTTTGAAAAACAACAATTAGAAAAAGAATTAGCTGCAAAAACAGAAGCATAG
- a CDS encoding GntR family transcriptional regulator: MNEKVPLYYSIMEVIKDSIINGIYPIGTFLPTETELEEQFKVSKITIRKAIELLENDGYVTKKSGKGTTVISNSIFNKLSNGQSFSSILNQQGYQVTKENTQFEYMIIDPQHELFQHYGRQCLKISRCYYLDGQPYIHFTHYLPGDIAIPDQQRLNDFSLYMYLYQHNHSVADFNDDFYVEFPPLEILQALNLETGPVLGRKRVSHDIYGKVIEVSHARYNTRIHNYQIQYKL, translated from the coding sequence ATGAACGAAAAAGTCCCTTTGTATTATTCAATTATGGAAGTGATTAAAGATTCTATCATTAATGGAATCTATCCTATTGGAACATTTCTCCCTACTGAAACAGAATTAGAAGAACAATTCAAAGTGAGTAAAATTACTATTCGTAAAGCCATTGAATTATTAGAAAATGATGGTTATGTAACTAAAAAAAGTGGTAAAGGAACCACTGTTATTAGTAATAGTATATTTAATAAATTATCAAATGGTCAATCTTTTTCTTCTATCTTGAATCAGCAAGGTTATCAGGTCACAAAAGAAAATACTCAATTTGAATATATGATAATAGACCCACAACATGAATTATTTCAGCATTATGGTAGACAATGCTTAAAAATCAGTCGTTGTTATTATTTAGATGGTCAGCCTTATATCCATTTTACACATTATTTACCAGGTGATATTGCGATTCCTGACCAACAAAGATTAAATGATTTTTCTTTATATATGTATTTATATCAACATAATCATTCTGTAGCTGATTTTAATGATGATTTTTATGTAGAATTTCCACCATTAGAAATTCTACAAGCTTTAAACTTAGAAACCGGTCCTGTACTTGGTCGAAAAAGAGTTTCGCATGATATTTATGGTAAAGTGATTGAAGTATCTCATGCTAGATATAATACACGTATTCATAATTATCAAATTCAATACAAATTATAA
- a CDS encoding amidohydrolase/deacetylase family metallohydrolase: MENYVIKQARLINEERVDILVENGIIQKIAPCIETSYETLNFQDCYVSAGWIDIHTHCFDKFEIYGDQADFIGYPHGVCTVVDAGTAGSDTIDEFYQQVKNAKTRVYSLLNISSPGIFAQDELADLKRLNQEAIVQACQKYPQFIVGLKARMSKSVLGDSGNQPLIFAKEMQKFVNLPIMVHIGTAPSVLENIVDMLDEYDIITHVFNPKQNGILDKGYIKDCVYQAIEKGIILDLGHGTDSFSFETAKIAFQNGIKVNTISSDIYFKNRINGPVYDLATTMNKMLYIGYSLAEVIRCVTVNASKALHLDHLGSIEVGKTADFTVFHICPQDIELTDSLHQKVTMCHYLKPDYTIVKNHLYQIEEDK, encoded by the coding sequence GTGGAAAATTATGTAATCAAGCAAGCAAGACTTATAAATGAAGAGCGAGTAGATATACTTGTTGAGAATGGTATTATTCAAAAAATTGCCCCATGTATTGAGACTTCATATGAAACATTGAATTTTCAAGATTGTTATGTGAGTGCTGGATGGATTGATATTCATACACATTGTTTTGATAAATTTGAAATCTATGGTGACCAGGCTGATTTCATTGGTTATCCTCATGGTGTATGTACTGTTGTAGATGCAGGGACAGCAGGGAGTGATACAATTGATGAATTTTATCAGCAAGTCAAAAATGCAAAGACAAGAGTTTATTCTTTATTAAATATATCCAGTCCAGGAATTTTTGCTCAAGATGAATTAGCTGATTTAAAACGTTTAAATCAAGAAGCTATTGTTCAGGCATGTCAAAAATATCCTCAATTTATTGTTGGATTAAAAGCCAGAATGTCAAAGAGCGTATTAGGAGATTCAGGGAATCAGCCATTAATATTTGCTAAGGAAATGCAAAAGTTTGTTAATTTACCAATTATGGTACATATTGGAACAGCTCCAAGTGTATTAGAAAATATTGTGGATATGTTAGATGAATATGATATTATAACACATGTTTTTAATCCTAAACAAAATGGTATTCTTGATAAGGGATACATCAAGGATTGTGTTTATCAGGCAATTGAAAAAGGTATTATTTTAGATTTAGGTCATGGAACTGATAGTTTTTCATTTGAAACTGCTAAAATAGCATTTCAAAATGGAATAAAAGTGAATACTATTAGTAGTGATATTTATTTTAAAAATCGAATAAATGGACCAGTTTATGATCTTGCTACAACCATGAATAAGATGTTATATATTGGCTATTCATTAGCCGAAGTGATTCGCTGTGTAACAGTGAATGCATCTAAAGCTTTACACCTTGATCATCTAGGTAGTATAGAAGTTGGGAAAACTGCCGATTTTACAGTTTTTCATATTTGTCCACAAGACATTGAATTGACAGATTCATTACACCAAAAAGTGACGATGTGTCATTATTTAAAGCCAGATTATACAATTGTGAAAAATCATCTTTATCAAATAGAGGAGGATAAATAA
- a CDS encoding DUF871 domain-containing protein encodes MKRALGISIYPEHSTPDKDKAYLKLASEYGFTRVFTCLLSVNKPKNEIIAEFKDIIQYATSLNYEVILDVAPAVFDQLGISYDDLSFFYEMGATGIRLDMGFDGAKEAMLTFNPYHLAIEINMSNNVAYLDNIMTYQPNAPFLYGCHNFYPQKGTGLDYDFFVKCSQRFKQQGIRTAAFINSHDATIGPWSINDGLCTLEMHRDLPIDVQAKHLFATNLIDDVIIGNAYASCEELAALSKINRYQLELNVEVFNQTTDIEKDIMFNEQHYRRGDITKQAVRSTEVRKKQVDKDISSHDNLASLQLGDVVIGNNLFGKYKGELQIILEECYDERKNKVGRVVTEELFLINYIDAWTKFKLKEK; translated from the coding sequence ATGAAAAGAGCATTAGGAATATCTATTTATCCTGAACATAGTACACCTGATAAAGATAAAGCATATTTAAAACTTGCTAGTGAATATGGTTTTACAAGAGTCTTCACATGCTTGTTATCAGTTAATAAACCTAAAAATGAAATCATTGCAGAATTTAAAGATATTATTCAATATGCTACAAGTTTAAACTATGAAGTCATATTGGATGTTGCTCCAGCTGTTTTTGATCAATTAGGAATTTCATATGATGATTTGAGTTTCTTTTATGAAATGGGAGCAACAGGTATTCGTCTAGATATGGGATTTGATGGAGCTAAAGAAGCAATGCTTACATTTAATCCTTATCATTTAGCAATTGAAATTAATATGTCAAATAATGTTGCTTATCTTGACAATATTATGACATATCAACCTAATGCACCATTCCTTTATGGTTGTCATAACTTCTATCCTCAAAAAGGAACGGGGTTAGACTATGATTTCTTTGTGAAATGTTCTCAACGTTTTAAACAGCAGGGAATAAGAACAGCAGCCTTTATTAATTCACATGATGCAACAATTGGACCATGGTCAATTAATGATGGATTATGTACATTAGAGATGCATCGTGATTTACCAATTGATGTTCAGGCAAAACATCTTTTTGCAACAAACTTAATTGATGATGTCATTATTGGTAATGCCTATGCAAGTTGTGAGGAATTAGCTGCTTTGTCAAAAATTAATCGTTATCAGTTAGAATTAAATGTTGAAGTATTCAATCAGACAACAGATATTGAAAAGGATATAATGTTTAATGAACAGCATTATCGTCGTGGAGATATAACGAAACAAGCAGTACGTTCTACTGAAGTCAGAAAAAAACAAGTTGATAAAGATATTTCAAGTCATGATAATTTGGCATCATTACAATTAGGGGATGTTGTTATTGGGAATAATCTTTTTGGAAAATATAAAGGTGAACTTCAAATTATCTTAGAAGAGTGTTATGATGAACGTAAGAATAAAGTTGGAAGAGTTGTTACTGAAGAATTATTTTTAATAAATTATATAGACGCATGGACAAAATTTAAATTGAAAGAGAAATGA
- a CDS encoding aconitate hydratase translates to MNLAYKILNSHLKEGELVPGEQICIQIDQTLTQDSTGTMAYLQLEAMEVGHVAVEKAVAYIDHNMLQTGFENMDDHEFIRSVAKKHGITFSKPGNGVCHQLQLENFSKPGQTLVGSDSHTPTCGAMGMIAIGAGGLDVAVAMATGKYYLQCPSVIQVNLTGKKAPWVSAKDIILKVLQELSVKGGVNKIVEYTGEGIASLSLTDRATICNMGAELGATTSVFPTDERTIEYLKQQGREADYVEMKADIDATYDQRLDIDMSTLEPMVAKPHSPDAVVAAKELEGMHVNQVVIGSCTNSSFADMMRAAKILKGRKVAEHVSLVIAPGSSSILAMLSANGALTDMIHAGARILECGCGPCIGMGQAPLSKGISLRTINRNFKGRSGTNDAGVYLVSPEIAALSAIKGYLSSEFDDDMYLADVPNTPFIKNENFFINEYDPNTEVYMGPNIKPVPRGDKLSQDISGKMVLKVGDNISTDHIVPSDSKLLPYRSNVPHLAKFSFCKVDDQFYNRAIENHGGFIVGGDNYGQGSSREHAALVPNYLKIKAIFALSFARIHRSNLINNGILPLVIDKTGYDFFNDQDEYVLLDVKEAVENGKDVTVQNTNTKETIVAKLTLAPREKVMILQGGLLNAIKELGGDF, encoded by the coding sequence ATGAACTTAGCATATAAGATTTTAAATTCACATTTAAAAGAGGGGGAACTTGTTCCAGGTGAACAAATATGTATTCAGATTGATCAAACTTTAACACAGGATTCAACAGGAACAATGGCATATTTACAGTTGGAAGCGATGGAAGTTGGACATGTTGCTGTGGAAAAAGCAGTTGCTTATATAGATCATAATATGTTGCAAACAGGTTTTGAAAACATGGATGATCATGAGTTTATTAGAAGTGTTGCTAAAAAGCATGGCATTACTTTTTCTAAGCCAGGGAATGGTGTTTGTCATCAATTACAGTTAGAAAACTTTTCTAAACCAGGGCAAACATTAGTTGGAAGTGATTCACATACACCAACTTGTGGTGCTATGGGGATGATCGCTATTGGAGCTGGGGGATTAGATGTTGCAGTTGCGATGGCAACTGGAAAATATTATCTACAATGTCCATCAGTTATTCAGGTGAATTTAACAGGTAAAAAGGCACCATGGGTGAGTGCTAAAGATATTATTTTAAAAGTTTTACAAGAATTAAGCGTTAAGGGTGGCGTGAATAAGATTGTTGAATATACTGGTGAAGGAATTGCTTCATTGTCACTAACTGATCGTGCTACAATTTGTAATATGGGGGCAGAACTTGGAGCAACAACTTCTGTATTTCCTACGGATGAAAGAACGATAGAATATTTAAAACAACAGGGACGTGAAGCAGATTATGTTGAAATGAAAGCAGATATTGATGCAACATATGATCAAAGATTAGATATTGATATGTCAACTTTAGAACCAATGGTTGCAAAACCTCATAGTCCTGATGCTGTTGTTGCAGCTAAAGAATTAGAAGGAATGCATGTGAATCAGGTTGTGATTGGGTCATGTACGAATTCATCATTCGCAGATATGATGAGAGCTGCTAAAATATTAAAGGGAAGAAAAGTGGCAGAGCATGTATCACTTGTTATTGCACCAGGTTCATCAAGTATTTTGGCAATGTTATCGGCTAATGGTGCTTTAACTGATATGATTCATGCAGGAGCAAGAATTCTTGAATGTGGTTGTGGACCATGTATTGGAATGGGGCAGGCACCATTATCAAAAGGAATTTCTTTAAGAACAATTAATCGTAATTTTAAGGGACGTTCTGGAACAAATGATGCAGGTGTTTATTTAGTATCACCTGAAATTGCAGCTTTGTCAGCTATTAAAGGATATTTATCTTCTGAATTTGATGATGATATGTATTTAGCTGATGTTCCTAATACACCATTTATAAAAAATGAAAATTTCTTTATTAATGAATATGATCCAAATACTGAAGTTTATATGGGACCAAATATTAAACCTGTTCCTAGAGGAGATAAACTTTCTCAAGATATTAGTGGGAAAATGGTTTTAAAGGTAGGAGATAATATTTCTACTGATCATATTGTTCCATCTGATTCTAAATTATTACCATATCGTTCAAATGTCCCTCATTTAGCAAAATTCTCTTTCTGTAAAGTCGATGATCAGTTCTATAATAGAGCTATTGAAAATCATGGTGGATTTATTGTTGGGGGAGATAATTATGGACAAGGGTCTTCTAGAGAACATGCTGCTTTGGTTCCTAATTATTTAAAAATTAAAGCTATTTTTGCTTTATCTTTTGCAAGAATTCATCGTTCTAATTTAATTAATAATGGGATATTACCATTAGTTATTGATAAGACAGGATATGATTTTTTCAATGATCAAGATGAATATGTTTTATTAGATGTTAAAGAGGCTGTTGAAAATGGTAAAGATGTAACAGTTCAAAATACAAATACAAAAGAAACAATTGTTGCAAAATTAACATTAGCACCTAGAGAAAAAGTTATGATTTTACAAGGCGGATTATTAAATGCAATTAAAGAGTTAGGGGGAGATTTTTAA
- a CDS encoding GntR family transcriptional regulator: MPSHSLFEQVSHGSLGNKIFDILRDRILNEKYENGQKLNELSLASELKISRTPIREALKQLELEGLVESIPNKGVYVKGFSPRDIDDMFEIRLALEGLAIQLAIDRMDEVHLAKIKDVFELMEFYTAKKEQEKINDLNILYHETIYQATQSQYFEQLLKDVHYYVSVTSRHSITQPERLETALKEHRAILEAIIANDKELAKETIQKHIRKTQVLVRNYYAHKNKK; encoded by the coding sequence ATGCCATCACACAGTTTATTTGAACAAGTATCGCATGGCTCTTTAGGAAATAAAATATTTGATATTTTACGAGATCGTATTTTAAATGAAAAATATGAGAATGGTCAAAAATTAAATGAATTATCTTTGGCAAGTGAATTAAAGATTAGTCGAACACCTATTCGCGAAGCTTTAAAACAACTTGAATTAGAAGGTCTTGTTGAAAGTATTCCTAATAAAGGTGTCTATGTTAAAGGTTTTTCACCAAGAGATATTGATGATATGTTTGAAATTCGTTTAGCATTAGAAGGTTTAGCTATTCAACTTGCTATTGATAGAATGGATGAAGTTCATTTAGCCAAAATCAAAGATGTATTTGAATTAATGGAGTTTTATACTGCTAAAAAAGAACAGGAAAAAATTAATGATTTAAATATTCTTTATCATGAAACAATTTATCAGGCCACACAATCTCAATACTTTGAACAATTATTAAAAGATGTCCATTATTATGTTTCTGTGACAAGTCGTCATTCAATTACTCAACCTGAAAGATTAGAAACAGCTTTAAAAGAACATCGTGCGATTTTAGAAGCTATTATTGCTAATGATAAAGAATTAGCTAAAGAAACAATTCAAAAACATATTAGAAAGACTCAAGTCTTAGTAAGAAACTATTATGCTCATAAAAACAAAAAATAG